The Polypterus senegalus isolate Bchr_013 chromosome 1, ASM1683550v1, whole genome shotgun sequence genome includes a window with the following:
- the LOC120521554 gene encoding G protein-coupled receptor kinase 5-like: MELENIVANTVLLKAREGGGGKRKGKSKKWKEILKFPHISQCEELRETLDRDYSSICDKQPIGCLLFRQFCDAHPELRRCIKFLDSVAEYEVTPDEKLADSGREIVRQFLCQESSEHVSHLPEELVCRTKERLEVKASKELFAHCVTCVQSFLSGEPFLQFQDSVQFDRFLQWKWLERQPVTKNTFRQYRVLGKGGFGEVCACQVRATGKMYACKRLEKKRIKKRKGEAMALNEKQILEKVNSRFVVNLAYAYETKDALCLVLTIMNGGDLKFHIYNMGNPGFEEERALFYAAEILCGLEDLHRESIVYRDLKPENILLDDYGHIRVSDLGLAVKIPEGETIRGRVGTVGYMAPEVLNNQRYALSPDYWGLGCLIYEMIAGQSPFRGRKEKVKREEVDKRVLESQEVYSDKFSEVAMSVCKMLLTKDFASRLGCRGENASEVKRHPFFRTINFKRLEAGMLEPPFVPDPRAVYCKDVLDIEQFSTVKGVNLDQTDDDFYSKFSTGSVPIPWQNEMIETECFKELNMFGANGGLPPDLDRSCTPEPPKKGLLQRLFRRQHHQQNDRSSPSNSKAHSNHHGNSNHMTSNSTEGS; encoded by the exons GTGGAGGAGGAAAGCGGAAGGGCAAAAGTAAGAAGTGGAAGGAGATCCTCAAGTTCCCTCACATCAGCCAGTGTGAAGAACTACGGGAGACACTAG ACAGAGACTACTCCAGCATTTGTGACAAGCAGCCCATCGGATGCCTGCTTTTCCGGCAGTTCTGTGATGCCCACCCGGAGCTGCGCCGCTGCATAAAGTTCCTCGACTCGGTG GCCGAGTATGAAGTCACTCCGGATGAGAAGCTCGCCGACAGCGGCCGTGAGATCGTCAGGCAGTTCCTCTGCCAGGAG TCTTCAGAGCACGTCAGCCATCTTCCCGAGGAGCTCGTGTGTCGTACGAAGGAGAGGCTCGAAGTCAAGGCCAGCAAGGAGCTCTTCGCCCACTGTGTCAC GTGTGTCCAGAGCTTCCTGAGCGGCGAGCCTTTTCTGCAGTTCCAGGACTCGGTGCAGTTTGACCGTTTTCTGCAATGGAAGTGGCTGGAGAG GCAGCCCGTCACAAAGAACACCTTCCGACAATACCGGGTCCTCGGCAAAGGAGGCTTCGGCGAG GTATGTGCATGCCAGGTCCGTGCCACAGGGAAGATGTATGCCTGCAAGCGACTGGAGAAGAAGCGCATCAAAAAGAGGAAGGGAGAGGCCATGGCACTGAACGAGAAGCAGATCCTGGAGAAAGTCAACAGCAGGTTTGTA GTCAACCTGGCTTATGCCTATGAAACCAAGGATGCCCTCTGCCTGGTGCTCACCATCATGAATGGCGGAGACCTCAAGTTTCATATCTACAACATGGGCAACCCCGGATTCGAGGAGGAGCGGGCACTGTTCTACGCTGCTGAGATTCTTTGTGGCTTGGAAGACCTGCACAGGGAGTCCATTGTGTACAG AGACTTGAAGCCTGAAAATATCCTGCTGGATGATTACG GCCACATCCGCGTATCTGACCTGGGGCTGGCAGTGAAGATCCCCGAAGGTGAAACAATACGAGGCAGAGTGGGCACCGTAGGGTACATGG CTCCTGAAGTGCTCAACAACCAGCGTTACGCCCTGAGCCCGGACTACTGGGGGCTCGGCTGCCTGATCTACGAGATGATCGCCGGGCAGTCGCCGTTCCGGGGGCGCAAGGAGAAGGTGAAGcgggaggaagtggacaagaGGGTGCTGGAGTCCCAGGAGGTCTACTCTGACAAGTTCTCCGAAGTGGCGATGTCCGTGTGTAAAATG TTACTCACCAAAGACTTCGCCAGCCGCCTGGGATGCCGAGGAGAAAACGCCAGCGAGGTGAAGCGCCACCCCTTCTTCAGGACCATCAACTTCAAGCGCCTTGAAGCGGGCATGTTGGAGCCCCCGTTTGTTCCAGAT CCCCGGGCCGTCTACTGCAAGGACGTTCTGGACATCGAGCAGTTCTCCACCGTCAAGGGCGTGAACCTCGACCAAACCGACGACGACTTCTATTCCAAATTTTCCACGGGCTCAGTGCCAATACCTTGGCAGAATGAG ATGATAGAAACCGAGTGCTTCAAAGAGCTCAACATGTTTGGAGCCAATGGGGGTCTCCCTCCAGACCTCGACAGGAGCTGCACGCCCGAGCCCCCCAAGAAGGGCCTGCTTCAGCGGCTCTTCAGGCGGCAG CATCATCAACAGAACGACAGGAGCAGCCCTTCCAACTCCAAGGCCCACTCTAATCACCATGGCAACTCCAATCACATGACGTCCAACTCCACGGAAGGCAGCTAG
- the LOC120517448 gene encoding uncharacterized protein LOC120517448, giving the protein MPYRRNAAQQHRGYSRRWMGHKRSNSTSVCKLPSIPEYPGFQDMQAYRSLPGSTPSSPVVSVRPAKRNSFPFPKVETASPVENLVHRSLLFQQEFGRSQVWGGFQDKTMEDYFNERLVELKNLESRRWPSSTMGVSGPRHCSRVRRRNSCSDLRVGGAVKACKGPMKGCEGAMKSYSMLDFYKWCRSDCWNKLAQGITSWRVFKS; this is encoded by the exons ATGCCATACCGAAGAAACGCCGCCCAGCAGCACAGAGGCTACAGCCGGCGCTGGATGGGGCACAAGAGGTCCAACAGCACCAGTGTCTGCAAGCTGCCCAGCATCCCCGAGTACCCGGGCTTCCAGGACATGCAG GCTTACAGGAGTCTGCCCGGCAGCACTCCTTCCAGTCCGGTGGTCTCCGTGCGGCCAGCAAAGCGAAATTCCTTTCCGTTCCCGAAGGTCGAGACGGCTTCCCCCGTTGAAAATCTGGTCCACAGGAGCCTGCTGTTCCAGCAAGAGTTTGGCAGGTCTCAGGTGTGGGGGGGCTTCCAGGACAAGACCATGGAAGACTACTTCAATGAAAGGCTAGTGGAGCTGAAGAACCTGGAGAGCCGGCGCTGGCCGAGCTCCACTATGGGGGTATCGGGACCCCGGCACTGCAGCCGGGTGAGGCGCCGTAATAGCTGCAGTGACCTCCGGGTGGGCGGCGCCGTCAAGGCCTGTAAGGGTCCCATGAAAGGCTGCGAGGGGGCGATGAAGTCCTACAGCATGCTGGATTTCTACAAATGGTGCCGAAGTGACTGCTGGAATAAGCTGGCACAGGGCATCACCAGCTGGCGCGTCTTCAAGTCGTGA